The following coding sequences lie in one Komagataeibacter sucrofermentans DSM 15973 genomic window:
- a CDS encoding lysophospholipid acyltransferase family protein, giving the protein MIADFIRRLTRRRSPSPAISRSAMRASRQVIAPSPGSAAAVAIATTTVMPSGRLREYARTARAVGRLAAITVWVPLSVGFEAVLLLVPGTAKIRWTRMVWGGLCLLLSLRIRVVGRRAGGVGGRRARQNGERPVIYVSNHSTWLDVPVLGTVLPSNFVAKGDIEGWPIMGLVSRIGRTIFVSRQRSTTGRERDEMLHRLMVEGDNLILFPEGTSSDGSRVLPFLSAFFAIAKPPRLPKGKGPVEPDSEAAAIAARPGMTPLIQPVSVVYDELEGLPVNHARRPVFAWYGDMELGPHVWQLLKWRSMRATVLLHPALDPDDFPSRKALAQAAWRAVAAGAAELRQNQPQPEQDSAYACRPLAGMLPQDLERHGG; this is encoded by the coding sequence ATGATCGCCGATTTCATCCGCCGCCTGACCCGGCGCCGTTCCCCGTCGCCCGCCATCTCCCGATCCGCCATGCGGGCCTCGCGGCAGGTGATTGCGCCCAGCCCGGGCTCGGCGGCGGCCGTGGCCATTGCCACGACCACGGTCATGCCCTCGGGCCGCCTGCGTGAATATGCCCGGACAGCGCGCGCCGTGGGGCGGCTTGCGGCCATTACGGTGTGGGTGCCGCTTTCGGTCGGGTTCGAGGCGGTGCTGCTGCTCGTGCCCGGCACTGCCAAGATCCGCTGGACGCGCATGGTCTGGGGCGGGCTGTGCCTGCTTCTGTCGCTGCGCATCCGCGTGGTGGGGCGCAGGGCCGGTGGCGTGGGCGGGCGCAGGGCGCGCCAGAATGGCGAGCGGCCTGTCATCTATGTTTCCAACCACTCCACATGGCTTGACGTGCCGGTGCTCGGCACGGTGCTGCCATCGAATTTCGTGGCCAAGGGCGATATCGAGGGCTGGCCCATCATGGGGCTGGTCTCGCGCATTGGCCGCACCATATTCGTCAGCCGCCAGCGCAGCACCACGGGGCGCGAGCGCGACGAGATGCTGCACCGCCTGATGGTGGAAGGCGACAACCTGATCCTGTTCCCCGAAGGAACATCATCGGATGGCTCGCGCGTGCTGCCCTTCCTGTCCGCCTTCTTCGCCATTGCCAAGCCGCCGCGCCTGCCCAAAGGCAAGGGGCCGGTCGAGCCTGACAGCGAGGCCGCCGCCATTGCCGCCCGCCCGGGCATGACGCCGCTGATCCAGCCGGTCTCGGTCGTGTATGACGAACTCGAGGGCCTGCCGGTCAACCACGCCCGTCGCCCGGTCTTTGCGTGGTATGGCGACATGGAACTCGGGCCGCATGTGTGGCAGCTGCTCAAATGGCGCTCCATGCGCGCAACCGTGCTGCTGCACCCCGCACTCGACCCCGATGACTTTCCCAGCCGCAAGGCGCTGGCGCAGGCAGCCTGGCGGGCCGTGGCGGCAGGTGCGGCCGAACTGCGCCAGAACCAGCCCCAGCCCGAGCAGGACAGTGCCTATGCCTGCCGCCCGCTTGCAGGCATGCTGCCGCAGGATCTTGAGCGCCACGGCGGCTGA
- a CDS encoding EAL domain-containing protein, protein MISHGAVGRADVLEFTVDQPKISADVLLSAMEQAIDPMVVIDEHNLIIFFNAAAEKIWGCSREEVMGHNVSCLVPEPERASHDGYINRNRETGIGRIVGTSREVEFRRANGEYVCGELSISRVQVSDCGKIYYIAVMKDVTEPSRQRKILVLQNDVLQALASDMSIQEVGDLLCRRADSFVPGAVGALMLIDRSRKLSVSASPSMPKRYRAALDSMELTPEQLEMLRANPAASNTVVWDGYASLARSLGLERCCSSTIISRTGQVIGVFALYLRGDEVDLAWAQRVVSTSMPFCALAIEESETRQHIAQLSNFDSLTGLLNRTSLHNIIERLIMRGGDSQFSLFMVDIDRFRDINDALGHVNADRFLIEIGRRIRHLVKDEYIVSRSGGDEFIIIVPECSHERAEKFAENLINVIARPLQVGENTLSISCCVGISTFPANGPDSESLLSHADAATRQAKEDGRGLYRFAGQEKNQVAQDRLVLGSALRDSLSKGMLNLNYQPQVETMTGGLYGVEALSRWHHPTLGNIYPSRFIAVAEETGQIEAIGRWSLEEACSQMVKWDRDGVRVPTVAVNLSAVHFRNRGLPEHIANLLKHHGLTPDRLTVEITESVMMDSSNETEEVLHAIRRLDVGLSMDDFGTGYSSLSRLTRLPLTEIKIDRSFINDFEHDTNAQAVTMAVIGIGSRLGMTVVTEGVETEQQWRLLEELHCDVMQGYLFSRPQPPAELEKWFRERQERGSFLIPTTA, encoded by the coding sequence ATGATCTCACATGGCGCGGTTGGTCGTGCCGATGTTCTGGAGTTTACGGTGGATCAGCCGAAGATTAGCGCCGATGTCCTGCTTTCTGCGATGGAACAGGCCATTGATCCCATGGTCGTGATTGATGAGCATAATCTCATCATCTTCTTCAACGCGGCGGCCGAGAAGATATGGGGCTGCTCGCGCGAAGAGGTCATGGGCCACAATGTCAGCTGCCTCGTGCCCGAACCCGAGCGCGCCAGCCATGATGGCTACATCAACCGCAACCGTGAAACCGGGATTGGCCGGATTGTCGGCACCTCGCGCGAGGTCGAATTCCGCCGGGCCAATGGCGAATATGTGTGCGGCGAGCTGTCCATCTCGCGCGTGCAGGTAAGTGACTGCGGCAAGATCTACTACATTGCCGTCATGAAGGACGTGACCGAGCCCAGCCGCCAGCGCAAGATCCTGGTGCTGCAGAATGACGTGCTTCAGGCCCTCGCCTCCGACATGAGCATACAGGAAGTGGGCGACCTCCTGTGCCGCCGGGCGGACAGTTTCGTGCCCGGCGCGGTTGGCGCGCTGATGCTGATCGACCGCTCGCGCAAGCTTTCGGTCAGCGCCTCGCCCTCCATGCCCAAGCGCTACCGGGCAGCGCTCGACAGCATGGAACTCACCCCCGAGCAGCTTGAAATGCTGCGCGCGAACCCCGCGGCCAGCAACACCGTGGTGTGGGATGGCTATGCCTCCCTGGCCCGCTCGCTGGGGCTGGAGCGGTGCTGTTCATCCACCATCATCTCGCGCACGGGGCAGGTCATTGGCGTGTTCGCGCTGTACCTGCGTGGCGATGAGGTCGATCTGGCCTGGGCGCAGCGCGTGGTCTCGACCAGCATGCCGTTCTGCGCGCTGGCCATCGAGGAGAGCGAGACGCGCCAGCATATTGCCCAGCTCTCCAATTTCGACAGCCTGACCGGGCTGCTCAACCGCACCTCGCTGCACAATATCATCGAGCGCCTGATCATGCGCGGGGGCGATAGCCAGTTCTCGCTGTTCATGGTCGATATCGACCGTTTCCGCGACATCAATGACGCGCTTGGCCATGTGAATGCCGACCGCTTCCTCATCGAGATCGGCCGCCGCATCCGCCATCTGGTCAAGGATGAATACATTGTCAGCCGCTCCGGCGGCGACGAGTTCATCATCATCGTGCCCGAATGCTCGCACGAGCGTGCCGAGAAGTTTGCCGAGAACCTGATCAACGTCATCGCCAGGCCGCTACAGGTGGGCGAGAACACGCTCAGCATCTCGTGCTGCGTTGGCATCAGCACCTTCCCCGCCAACGGGCCGGACAGCGAATCGCTGCTCAGCCATGCCGATGCCGCCACCCGCCAGGCCAAGGAGGACGGGCGCGGCCTGTACCGCTTTGCAGGGCAGGAAAAGAACCAGGTGGCGCAGGACCGGCTGGTGCTTGGCTCGGCGCTGCGCGATTCGCTCTCCAAGGGCATGCTCAACCTGAATTACCAGCCGCAGGTCGAGACCATGACCGGCGGGCTTTATGGCGTGGAGGCGCTCTCGCGCTGGCACCACCCCACGCTGGGCAACATCTATCCCTCCCGCTTCATCGCGGTGGCGGAGGAGACCGGCCAGATCGAGGCCATTGGCCGCTGGTCGCTTGAGGAAGCATGCAGCCAGATGGTGAAGTGGGACCGCGACGGCGTGCGGGTGCCGACCGTGGCGGTCAACCTTTCCGCCGTGCATTTCCGCAACCGGGGCCTGCCCGAGCACATCGCCAACCTGCTCAAGCACCATGGCCTGACGCCGGACCGCCTGACGGTGGAAATAACCGAGAGCGTGATGATGGACAGCAGCAACGAGACCGAGGAGGTGCTGCATGCCATCCGCAGGCTCGATGTTGGCCTGTCGATGGATGATTTCGGCACGGGCTATTCATCGCTCTCGCGGCTGACCCGCCTGCCGCTGACCGAGATCAAGATCGACCGCAGTTTCATTAACGATTTCGAGCATGATACCAACGCTCAGGCCGTGACCATGGCGGTGATCGGCATCGGCTCGCGGCTGGGCATGACGGTGGTGACCGAAGGCGTGGAAACCGAGCAGCAGTGGCGCCTTTTGGAGGAATTGCATTGCGATGTGATGCAGGGCTATCTTTTCTCCAGGCCACAGCCCCCGGCGGAACTGGAAAAATGGTTCCGTGAGCGTCAGGAGCGTGGCTCTTTCCTTATTCCAACGACGGCATAG
- a CDS encoding bifunctional diguanylate cyclase/phosphodiesterase gives MALQHDDRLRALTHQDADFWADLVDNVLIVAITDSEGVITYVNDRFCEISQYSREELVGSTHRIVNSGYHDADFFRDLYRTIKAGQLWRGNICNRAKDGSLYWVATTIIPKTDRQGTITGYVASRFEITELMNTRDRLCELAETDTLTGLLNRGGFNTALADEIARCREPGMTAHPALAMFDLDGFKQINDVHGHHAGDIVLRAIASRLIELTHPDDPVSRLGGDEFAVILHRTLEDVSLERYMDRLQAILERPIDIETVTVSVAGSIGAVLLDGTDTMEDVQKNADMAMYAAKRAGGKQSQMFTKNLRERAQARVSILSEARCGVERNQFEVYYQPIVNCNTMQVDQIEALLRWQHPERGLLAAEDFSDVFTDAGLAQAMGPRMIEAFRRDVHMWNEKGQPPRQLAINLSRMDLIRDDYQRELEESLRRFNMSPDSFVLEVTETMLHGRRAEQGIRNLRELARAGFRIALDNFGKGITVLNHLRELPFSQVKIDQSMVANIVGNPDACMVLSSLIDMGQGFNMEVTVEGVENREQFELVKALKPERIQGFFISSALSSQDILKLPERFEGVTL, from the coding sequence ATGGCATTGCAACACGATGATCGGCTGCGGGCCCTGACGCACCAGGATGCGGATTTCTGGGCTGATCTGGTTGATAATGTCCTGATCGTCGCAATTACGGATAGCGAGGGGGTCATCACCTATGTCAATGACCGCTTCTGCGAGATAAGCCAGTACTCGCGCGAGGAACTGGTGGGGTCGACGCACCGGATCGTCAATTCCGGCTATCATGATGCCGATTTCTTCCGGGATCTGTACCGCACCATCAAGGCGGGGCAGCTGTGGCGCGGCAATATCTGCAATCGCGCCAAGGATGGGTCGCTGTACTGGGTGGCCACCACCATCATCCCCAAGACCGACCGGCAGGGCACGATTACGGGGTACGTGGCCAGCCGGTTCGAGATTACCGAACTCATGAACACGCGCGACCGGCTGTGTGAACTGGCCGAGACCGATACCCTGACCGGCCTGCTCAACCGGGGTGGCTTCAACACCGCGCTCGCTGATGAGATCGCGCGCTGCCGCGAGCCGGGCATGACCGCCCACCCGGCACTGGCCATGTTCGACCTTGATGGCTTCAAGCAGATCAATGACGTGCACGGCCACCATGCGGGTGACATCGTGCTGCGCGCCATCGCCTCGCGGCTGATTGAACTCACCCACCCTGATGATCCGGTCAGCCGGCTGGGTGGTGACGAGTTTGCCGTCATCCTGCACCGCACGCTCGAGGATGTATCGCTTGAGCGGTACATGGACCGCCTGCAGGCCATTCTTGAACGCCCCATCGATATCGAGACGGTCACTGTCAGCGTGGCAGGCAGTATTGGCGCCGTGCTGCTCGATGGCACCGACACGATGGAAGACGTGCAGAAAAACGCCGACATGGCGATGTATGCCGCCAAGCGCGCGGGCGGCAAGCAGTCGCAGATGTTCACCAAGAACCTGCGCGAGCGCGCGCAGGCGCGTGTTTCCATTCTCAGCGAGGCGCGGTGCGGTGTCGAGCGCAACCAGTTCGAGGTCTATTACCAGCCGATCGTGAACTGCAACACGATGCAGGTGGACCAGATCGAGGCGCTGCTGCGCTGGCAGCACCCCGAGCGCGGCCTGCTCGCGGCGGAAGACTTCTCCGACGTGTTTACCGATGCGGGGCTGGCCCAGGCGATGGGCCCGCGCATGATCGAGGCCTTCAGGCGCGATGTGCACATGTGGAACGAAAAGGGCCAGCCGCCCCGCCAGCTTGCCATCAACCTTTCGCGCATGGACCTGATCCGCGATGACTACCAGCGCGAACTTGAGGAATCGCTGCGGCGCTTCAACATGTCGCCTGACAGCTTCGTGCTGGAAGTAACCGAGACCATGCTGCATGGCCGCAGGGCCGAGCAGGGCATCCGCAACCTGCGTGAACTGGCGCGGGCGGGGTTCCGTATCGCGCTCGATAATTTTGGCAAGGGCATCACGGTGCTGAATCACCTGCGTGAGCTGCCGTTCTCGCAGGTCAAGATCGACCAGAGCATGGTGGCGAACATCGTGGGCAATCCCGATGCCTGCATGGTCCTGTCCAGCCTGATCGACATGGGGCAGGGCTTCAACATGGAAGTTACGGTCGAAGGTGTTGAAAACCGCGAGCAGTTTGAGCTCGTCAAGGCGCTCAAACCCGAACGCATCCAGGGCTTCTTTATCTCCTCGGCGCTGTCCTCGCAGGATATTCTCAAGCTGCCCGAGCGTTTTGAAGGGGTCACGCTGTGA
- the dksA gene encoding RNA polymerase-binding protein DksA: MITLPPDYRPSDDEEFMNPQQVEYFRLKLLKWRADLLKEADETLASLSEGGIHEADITDRASVETDRALELRTRDRARKLISKINQALLRVEAGTYGFCEETGEPIGLKRLEARPIATLSIEAQERHERMERIHRDD, translated from the coding sequence ATGATTACATTGCCCCCCGACTATCGCCCCTCGGATGATGAGGAATTCATGAATCCGCAGCAGGTGGAGTATTTCCGCCTCAAGTTGCTGAAATGGCGGGCGGACCTTCTCAAGGAAGCGGATGAAACGCTGGCCAGCCTGTCGGAAGGCGGCATCCATGAGGCCGACATTACCGACCGCGCCAGTGTCGAGACCGACCGCGCGCTCGAACTGCGCACCCGTGACCGCGCGCGCAAGCTGATCTCCAAGATCAACCAGGCCCTGCTGCGCGTTGAAGCGGGCACCTATGGCTTTTGCGAGGAAACCGGCGAGCCGATCGGGCTGAAGCGCCTTGAGGCCCGCCCCATCGCCACCCTGTCGATCGAGGCGCAGGAGCGCCACGAACGCATGGAACGCATTCACCGCGACGACTGA
- a CDS encoding efflux transporter outer membrane subunit: MTAGCAVGPNFHKPKPWVPNQYGGPDRIAAATDKNGKPAEVASQTTPDDPDTAWWAIFNDAELTKLEQRVASDNLDVRAYGYRMAQSRAELRIAGAERYPAMSATGSYARQQYSTKMLQRIVTDVQSEHPELEQLGRPGQAKIPLFNQWRDSVDATWELDLWGRVRREYEAAAASAQAVNESRRGMLISRQSEVARDYMELRNTQQQLRIVLENRDVAQSMLNLNQQRYTKGLASNLEVEQARAQYENTLAQIPQLEQQLAMQVNALSLLMGAPPRALSDELLTAAAIPPVPPRVPVGVPSELARRRPDIRRAEANLHAATAQVGEAVAEFYPRVTINAGFGFESLSFRDLGFWNAKAWNVGPSITLPLFQGGRLRGQLELRKAAQKEAAINYQKTVLGAWHDVDNALTAYTDEQRRHDSLEQRMQASHHALELAQSQYRNGMVTYLNVLDAQRQYLGAESDLTTSTAAISGNLVRLYNALGGGWETTYPDTSRHKQAAATARPAATGGTPATPAPATTPRQPG; this comes from the coding sequence ATGACCGCCGGGTGTGCGGTTGGCCCTAATTTCCATAAACCCAAGCCATGGGTTCCCAACCAGTATGGCGGCCCGGACCGCATCGCGGCCGCAACCGACAAAAATGGCAAACCCGCCGAAGTGGCCAGCCAGACCACGCCCGATGACCCCGATACCGCCTGGTGGGCCATTTTCAATGATGCCGAGCTGACAAAGCTCGAGCAGCGCGTGGCAAGCGATAACCTTGACGTGCGCGCCTATGGCTACCGCATGGCCCAGAGCCGGGCAGAACTGCGCATTGCCGGTGCCGAGCGTTACCCCGCCATGTCGGCCACCGGCTCCTACGCCCGGCAGCAGTACAGCACCAAGATGCTGCAGCGCATCGTGACCGACGTGCAGAGCGAACACCCTGAACTCGAGCAGCTTGGCAGGCCCGGCCAGGCCAAGATTCCGCTGTTCAACCAGTGGCGCGACAGCGTGGACGCCACATGGGAGCTGGACCTGTGGGGCCGCGTGCGGCGTGAATACGAGGCTGCGGCCGCAAGTGCGCAGGCAGTCAACGAATCCCGCCGTGGCATGCTGATCTCGCGCCAGTCGGAAGTGGCGCGTGATTACATGGAACTGCGCAACACGCAGCAGCAGCTCCGCATCGTGCTGGAAAACCGCGACGTGGCGCAATCCATGCTGAACCTGAACCAGCAGCGCTACACCAAGGGCCTGGCCAGCAACCTTGAGGTGGAGCAGGCCCGCGCGCAGTACGAAAACACGCTGGCCCAGATCCCGCAGCTTGAGCAGCAGCTTGCCATGCAGGTCAATGCGCTGAGCCTGCTCATGGGCGCGCCGCCACGCGCGCTGTCCGATGAACTGCTCACCGCCGCCGCCATTCCGCCCGTGCCGCCGCGCGTGCCGGTGGGCGTGCCCTCGGAACTGGCCCGCCGCCGCCCCGACATCCGCCGCGCGGAGGCCAACCTGCACGCCGCCACCGCCCAGGTGGGCGAGGCCGTGGCCGAGTTCTACCCGCGCGTGACCATCAATGCAGGCTTCGGCTTCGAATCCCTCTCCTTCCGTGATCTGGGGTTCTGGAACGCCAAGGCGTGGAATGTCGGCCCCTCCATCACGCTGCCCCTGTTCCAGGGCGGGCGCCTGCGCGGCCAGCTTGAACTGCGCAAGGCCGCCCAGAAGGAAGCCGCCATCAACTACCAGAAAACCGTGCTCGGCGCCTGGCACGACGTGGATAACGCGCTCACCGCCTATACCGATGAGCAGCGCCGCCATGACAGCCTCGAGCAGCGCATGCAGGCCAGCCACCACGCGCTGGAACTGGCGCAGAGCCAGTACCGTAACGGCATGGTGACCTACCTCAACGTGCTTGATGCCCAGCGCCAGTACCTGGGCGCCGAGTCCGACCTCACCACCAGCACCGCCGCCATATCGGGCAATCTGGTGCGGCTGTACAACGCGCTTGGCGGCGGGTGGGAGACCACCTATCCCGACACGTCACGCCACAAGCAGGCCGCCGCCACCGCCCGCCCGGCTGCAACAGGTGGCACGCCTGCCACCCCCGCTCCTGCCACCACGCCGCGCCAGCCTGGCTGA
- a CDS encoding TetR/AcrR family transcriptional regulator: protein MGSTPGQSGKMQADESLPPGASAAKRQQILAGAARVFAQNGYEGASMSGIARDAGVSKGTLYNYFDSKATLFSAFVEQCACEKMPLLFSRIDEGANLTESLEHLAVAMIRLLTSPLSLMLNRIIISEAGNFPELAETFWKHGPQKAINILSAWLMQHNNSGVLNIPDPVFAAEQFYALCQTRITARSRLQLPVSTDQAHIDFIARSAVRTFLNAYLREGPRLPPVVMEG, encoded by the coding sequence ATGGGCAGCACGCCAGGCCAGTCAGGCAAAATGCAGGCCGATGAGAGCCTGCCCCCGGGTGCCTCCGCCGCCAAGCGCCAGCAGATCCTCGCCGGTGCCGCGCGTGTCTTTGCCCAGAATGGCTACGAGGGGGCCAGCATGTCGGGCATCGCGCGGGATGCCGGGGTGTCGAAGGGCACGCTGTACAATTACTTTGACAGCAAGGCCACGCTGTTCTCCGCCTTTGTCGAGCAGTGCGCGTGCGAGAAGATGCCGCTCCTGTTCAGCCGCATTGATGAAGGGGCGAACCTGACGGAATCGCTCGAGCATCTGGCCGTGGCCATGATCCGGCTGCTCACCTCGCCGCTGTCGCTCATGCTCAACCGCATCATCATCTCCGAGGCGGGCAATTTTCCCGAACTGGCCGAGACATTCTGGAAGCACGGGCCGCAGAAGGCCATCAACATCCTCTCGGCGTGGCTGATGCAGCACAATAATTCCGGTGTGCTGAACATTCCCGACCCGGTTTTTGCCGCCGAGCAGTTCTACGCCCTGTGCCAGACCCGCATTACCGCCCGCTCGCGCCTGCAACTGCCGGTCAGTACCGATCAGGCGCATATTGATTTCATCGCGCGTTCGGCGGTGCGTACCTTCCTCAACGCCTATCTGCGCGAAGGCCCGCGCCTGCCGCCGGTGGTGATGGAGGGATAA
- a CDS encoding DUF1963 domain-containing protein produces the protein MTCWKIRPHGHTPRESNGSATTTGPRRGQWRRIVVQIGADPHTRFPDVGAYYVMMREADIMARRFDRARVVYQCG, from the coding sequence ATGACCTGCTGGAAAATCCGCCCTCATGGGCACACACCAAGGGAGTCGAATGGTTCAGCAACGACTACCGGGCCAAGGCGCGGGCAGTGGCGACGGATTGTCGTGCAGATCGGGGCGGACCCGCATACGCGGTTTCCCGATGTCGGAGCCTATTACGTGATGATGCGCGAGGCCGATATCATGGCCCGCCGGTTCGACCGGGCGCGTGTGGTCTATCAGTGCGGTTAG
- a CDS encoding TonB-dependent receptor — protein sequence MTRLWFFPRPLSRAMLAAITALTPVTAALAQGGPATTTTPDASQPTTGQAQALDRASSAPEAMTVTARLDRARVQLQPSTGATVHAFSRKAIETIPGGDNTGLNSVLLQAPGVAQDSYGQIHVRGDHNEVQFRLDGVQLPEGMNVFGQTLMTRFADNMSLSTGALPVQYGFLQAAVVDITTKNGATNKGGNVSIYGGARDYFFPSAQYGGQHGKWDYFFTADYVHDRVGIENTTPSFNAPHDLSNQYHFLGHVRYTVDENTRLSLIAGVSNAEYQLPNIGGQSFGCSDDGAPCVTGTGAPSPSNLNERQKQITDFGILSLQKEIGAFSLQTSVFSRYSSLGYSPDPNLGDLAYMGISQHAERSVMSTGTQSDVTWRVRPDHTVRFGFQVFAERNITKADSLVQNSDGGALRSIHTGNGRTGDVYGLYVQDEWRPLRNVTVNYGLRFDGVGEYTNEHQLSPRINVVWRAWKGATLHAGYSRYFTPPPFEVVGGADLQQFAGTSGAAPGTGSSTVKAERDHYFDAGIDQVILPGWRVSFDAYYKLAHNLIDEGQFGAPIILSGFNYRRGQVNGYEVSTSYDRGPLSLYGNFAWSRAIGKDITSAQFNFASDDMNYISQHWVHLDHDQRWTASAGGSYTFFHRTGHPTRLSATMVYGSGLRQDTDTVPNGGVIPQYATFNLALVQSFRDLFHSRFLRTTQLRLDVTNLFDHPYMLRSGTGIGVGAPQYGLRRTILTGISQNF from the coding sequence ATGACGCGCCTATGGTTTTTCCCCCGTCCCCTTTCCCGTGCCATGCTGGCAGCCATAACCGCGCTGACCCCCGTTACCGCCGCCCTTGCGCAGGGCGGGCCTGCCACCACCACAACCCCCGATGCGTCACAGCCCACCACCGGGCAGGCGCAGGCGCTCGACCGCGCCTCATCCGCGCCCGAGGCCATGACGGTTACCGCGCGCCTCGACCGTGCGCGGGTGCAGTTGCAGCCTTCCACCGGGGCAACGGTGCATGCGTTCAGCCGCAAGGCGATCGAGACCATTCCCGGTGGCGACAATACCGGGCTGAACAGCGTGCTTTTGCAGGCGCCGGGCGTGGCGCAGGACAGCTACGGCCAGATCCATGTGCGTGGCGATCATAACGAGGTGCAGTTCCGTCTTGATGGCGTGCAGTTGCCCGAAGGCATGAACGTGTTCGGCCAGACACTCATGACCCGCTTTGCCGATAACATGTCGCTCTCCACCGGCGCATTGCCGGTGCAGTACGGCTTCCTGCAGGCTGCCGTCGTCGACATCACCACCAAGAACGGCGCGACCAACAAGGGCGGCAACGTGTCCATCTATGGTGGCGCGCGTGACTACTTCTTCCCCTCCGCGCAGTATGGGGGGCAGCATGGCAAGTGGGATTACTTCTTCACCGCCGATTACGTGCATGACCGGGTGGGCATCGAGAACACCACGCCATCCTTCAACGCGCCGCATGACCTGAGCAACCAGTACCATTTCCTTGGCCATGTGCGGTACACTGTGGATGAGAACACGCGGCTCAGCCTGATTGCAGGCGTGTCGAACGCCGAGTACCAGCTGCCCAATATCGGCGGCCAGAGCTTTGGCTGTTCAGATGATGGTGCGCCATGCGTGACTGGCACGGGCGCGCCAAGCCCGTCCAACCTCAATGAACGCCAGAAGCAGATCACCGATTTCGGCATCCTGTCGCTGCAAAAGGAGATCGGGGCCTTCTCGCTCCAGACATCGGTGTTCTCGCGCTACAGCAGCCTCGGCTACAGCCCCGACCCCAATCTGGGCGATCTGGCCTATATGGGCATAAGCCAGCATGCCGAGCGCTCGGTCATGTCAACCGGCACCCAGAGCGACGTGACCTGGCGCGTGCGGCCCGATCATACCGTGCGCTTCGGCTTTCAGGTCTTTGCTGAGCGTAACATTACCAAGGCCGATTCACTGGTGCAGAACAGTGATGGCGGGGCGCTGCGGTCCATTCACACCGGCAATGGCCGCACGGGCGATGTCTATGGCCTGTACGTGCAGGATGAATGGCGGCCGCTGCGCAATGTCACGGTCAATTACGGCCTGCGTTTTGATGGCGTGGGCGAATACACCAACGAGCACCAGCTCAGCCCGCGCATCAACGTGGTGTGGCGCGCGTGGAAGGGGGCAACCCTGCATGCAGGCTACTCGCGCTACTTCACGCCCCCGCCCTTCGAGGTGGTGGGGGGTGCCGACCTGCAGCAGTTTGCGGGTACATCAGGTGCCGCACCCGGCACCGGCAGCAGCACGGTCAAGGCCGAGCGCGACCATTACTTTGATGCCGGGATCGATCAGGTCATCCTGCCCGGCTGGCGCGTGTCGTTCGATGCCTATTACAAGCTGGCCCATAACCTGATTGACGAGGGGCAGTTCGGCGCGCCCATCATCCTGTCGGGCTTCAATTACCGGCGCGGGCAGGTGAACGGCTATGAGGTCTCGACTTCCTACGATCGCGGGCCGCTTTCGCTTTACGGCAATTTTGCGTGGTCGCGCGCCATCGGCAAGGACATTACCAGCGCACAGTTCAACTTCGCTTCCGATGACATGAACTATATCAGCCAGCACTGGGTGCATCTCGATCATGACCAGCGCTGGACCGCCTCGGCCGGTGGGTCTTACACCTTCTTCCACCGTACCGGGCACCCCACGCGGCTCTCGGCCACCATGGTCTATGGCAGCGGCCTGCGGCAGGATACCGATACCGTGCCCAATGGCGGCGTGATCCCGCAATACGCCACGTTCAACCTGGCGCTGGTGCAGTCCTTCCGTGATCTGTTCCATTCGCGCTTCCTGCGCACGACGCAGCTGCGGCTGGACGTGACCAACCTGTTCGACCACCCCTACATGCTGCGCAGTGGCACCGGCATTGGCGTGGGTGCCCCGCAATACGGGCTGCGGCGCACGATCCTGACCGGTATTTCGCAGAACTTCTGA
- a CDS encoding GNAT family N-acetyltransferase: MTFSIRPARPEETGLLPAIERSAAKAFLAVPALAWLAQADGLPPAVHAGCIAHGLCWVAVDGRDQPVGFLSARQYGADLHVLEISVAHPAQGRGLGRSLLAVAHEGAARLPGLTRITLTTFRTVGWNGPFYARAGFRLLPPAAQDARLAGLLREEEAGGFPPGSRCAMVRDVILAGGT; this comes from the coding sequence ATGACCTTTTCCATCCGCCCGGCCCGGCCTGAAGAGACAGGTCTCCTGCCCGCTATCGAGCGCTCTGCTGCAAAAGCCTTTCTGGCTGTGCCCGCACTGGCCTGGCTGGCACAGGCTGACGGGTTGCCACCTGCCGTGCATGCAGGCTGCATTGCTCACGGCCTGTGCTGGGTTGCAGTGGATGGTCGGGATCAGCCCGTTGGTTTCTTAAGCGCGCGGCAATATGGCGCTGACCTGCATGTGCTTGAAATATCGGTCGCACATCCGGCGCAGGGCAGGGGGCTGGGGCGGAGCCTGCTGGCGGTCGCCCATGAGGGTGCTGCACGCCTGCCGGGTCTTACTCGCATCACACTGACCACATTCCGCACTGTTGGATGGAACGGGCCCTTTTATGCGCGGGCAGGCTTCCGGCTGCTCCCGCCTGCTGCACAGGATGCACGTCTGGCAGGTCTGTTGCGTGAGGAGGAAGCTGGTGGTTTTCCCCCAGGTTCCCGCTGCGCCATGGTGCGTGACGTGATTCTTGCGGGCGGGACCTGA